DNA from Gambusia affinis linkage group LG06, SWU_Gaff_1.0, whole genome shotgun sequence:
GACACTTAAATATTCCACTTCACTTTATTagttaaaaaacagaagaaaagcttCAACATTGCCTTTCAGTGAGGTCAAAAAATCTGACTGCTGTCTTGATTCTTCATAACAGATTATAATATATAATCATCGAATGCATAGGAGAAAAGATCTGTCTCCTAACATGTTAATAAACACAAGATTATTAAACATTAGACTGGATGAAAGAAATCCAGATTTTCTTCACTGATTATTGATGTCTGCTACAAAAAGAAGCGTTCAGCTATTGAAAACCTCAGTAATAGATCCATATGGAGGTATAAGAAGTTTGAGAGTATGGTCCAGAGCGACTGCAGTCAGACCCCATACTCTGTGTTTGCCATTACAAAACACTGGCAGTGTGTATCCATACTTGTTGCCAGTACGAAAGTTTGTGTAGCCGCGATTCTGGGGATTGGACAGGTGTGACAAGGACAAGGTGAAGATCTCGTCCACCTGaagaaaatacagacaaaacaaGTTCAACTGAAGTTttgaagaaatgaaacaaacaaaaaaaaaaacaatcttggTTTGGATTTGACTGTACCTCCTCTGGGTTTGGTTTGAATGCCAACTCCTCAAGAGGACCAAGGTTAGCCAACACCGGAGCAATCATCATCCCTGACTGCAGAGCAATAACAACATATACTGTCAAGTCACAAGCCTTGAGCTTCCTTATATTACAACCAACTTCTCAGCTGgctttaagtctggactttgactgggccattctaacatcCAAACAAGTTAGAATTGTTAATTGCTGAATGGTGGACCTCTCAGTCAAGACATTTTTAGACTCAAGGAAATTTCTACCAATACCTCcctgttgctttgactctttcatgcatgtttgggaaatccttgaatctcacatggcaaccattcaggtgtGCCTGAAACCTGCTCTCACAAACACCCcatatttccacaaagctcctttTTGGACTCTCTGCCTCACTGAGCTTCCCTCCTCTGCACCTTCCTCATTCAGCTTCCTCAAactagcagcaattagcaaacacttggtggaactgcATCTCttctgagctcatcatacaaatatcttctcagtccaacactcCTATGAACAGTTGTAAATGGATATTAAGCTTTAAcatgctgaaggtggagtgtcggaaagagcaggagcttcttaaagagacgggtGCCAATTTCAAGTCACCAAATTGCAAAGTAGAATTTTGTTCAAGTCAGGTTAGTACCGCCCCTTTAATGatctatagttttttttaactatataGATCATATATAATTATGACCTATATATGATCATTAATACtatgtaataataattacatagTTATTATAACTATGTAGATATTACATAGTTATTACTTCTGTAGATTTAACAGGGAACAAATCAAAGTACCGTAAGCTTTCAAAGCAGATCAAAACACCTTCCACTCACTGTGTCCCTCAGAGGTTTCATGACACCCCAGACCCTTTCAGCTGGAATAGTAATTCCCAGCTCCTCTCTGGCTTCCCGCAATGCAGTGGCCACTACATCTCTGTCTGATGGATCACCCTTTCCTCCAGCAAAGCTACAAGGAGGACAGATAATATAATACTCTGTCTGCAAGtcaatgaaatgtgaaatacaGGAAAATGTTATTGTGTGTGCTTGTCTTCAGCCTCCCACTAACCTGACGTCTCCTTTGTGCTTGCCCTTCAGCGTACAGGAGCGCAGAGTAAACAGAAACGCTGGTTCTCCTTTATCGTAGCAGAGAGAAACCAAGATGGAAGCCCACTTCCCTTTGTTCTTTCCTTGAGCCTGGCCGGCCCCTTGTCTCACTTTGTCCATGTCGTACTGCTTCCAGTTGGCCTGCAGGATCTGTCGACATCTGTTTTCGTTCTCAGGGGAGAGACAGTCCTTCCAGGTGTCTGTTACACGAGGGACAGCCTGATGAACAGTTCTGATTTGATAGACGGAGTGATAGTGGGTTTGTGCTCGACCGTGGAACTGGTTGGAAATCCGGGGATTAAGTGCTGGCATTTTATAAATTGTAGGCCAGGAAGTTCTGTTGAATAAACAGTGCCAGAAAGTGCTGAAAACATAAGGTGCTTTGGTTTTGGCAGAGACCTGAGGTTGGTGATAATGGCTTTTCAGAATGGCTTTGGAAATGGGGGTTTCGGATATAAGGCCTTCCAGCTGATAATTCTCACTGTCTGTGCTGAAAGACGTCAGTTGAGAAGAACAGCATAAAGTCATAGTGTCTTTTTCATGGATTTGATCATGTCTTCTGGCATGAATGTGTCTTACTTCCAAACATGTTGAGTCAATGTGTTTAGAgaatgcaaaaatgcaaaattcttTTGACAGCTGCAGTGactttaaattacaaacacaaaccagtGTTCGTGGACCCCTGAACATTCtgtaaacaaagagaaaacatacAGAAATTAGAACAATGTACAGACAGGTTGTGCTAATTATTGACTCATCAGTATAAAAAAAGGTCATGAGAACCATATTACACATTGTTAAACGTGCAGACTGACAAATTATTAGACTaaagaatacaaatgcatgctaTACATTTCCCTTTACATCACAATTATGTAAAACTTACTAATCTCCAATTAAAACCACCTGATAAAGTACgctgtaacgtgacaaaatgtgatttttattttttatttttggaagagTTTATTAAGGCAAAGACATCATTTCAACAACCAGCAGATAAAGTTAATGGCCAAAAGTCAAACTCTGCTGCTACCTAACTTAATGTGCTTTACTTTATCTTGAGgcaaatattttgcaaatgCTGATATTCAAATAACGTAATAGAGTTATTTGGTAGCAGTCAAGACCTACTCTGTAAATCGTGCTTTCAGAATATCAATCCAAACTGGATAAGTTAGCAAAACATTAGCAACACAGAGAGCTAGCAAGCTAATGTCAACCGTTACATAGCTGAAAATTGTGTCTTACAAACTACGCCTATTCAACATAAGTTCAGAATACAAATAcgacaaataaatatatatatataataaataaaatatttactagaGTACAACGTACACCGAGAGCTGAGCATGttcacactgagaaaaaaacaatacctGGTTATTTGTCGTGCTACCCGGCTAGCTGCCCTTGGGTCCGCTCCTTTTTCACATAACGGCGCCAAGTGCAGTAGAAGTTATGGTCACTTTCGGCGAGGGAGGGGTGAACTTCTGTGCTCGTTCAACTTAACATTCTTTGCTTACGAGATGAATATGtaacatctgaaaatgttttaaatatagacCTTGTAATACAACTTATCAAGCACTTTTACTGATTcaatttattgacattttcatgAATTGGCAAAAATTCTTGTTGACATAAAAACAGCCCAGCTGTTAATTTCAACTGTGTAGTCTAAATGAAAACCACTAAATGTCAAAAGAGCTCAGATCTCAGGATATGAACCACAGAGTGTTCTGCTAACACAATTTGGACACTTATTTtgcaacataaacaaataaataaaacatacacaaaGCTTATGGGAAGCAGTAgaccggcggttttcaaagtgtgaggcgcgcctcccctggggggcgccagagcactttaggggaggcgcggtgcgagggaaaaaataaaccggaaaagctatctgcttgctgtctactgatgtgagagaaacgtcttttacgcacacgatcaactctgtggatttaggaaaaagttggtactgtggggtgcgcgtgtggagtggggatcagtggaaatgtttcccaccttagaggatgttttggccagtgatgtcagtaacgttactgacgtcggaccacttttttcagtaacgagtaatctaacgcgttgctatttcaaatccagtagtcagactacagttacttatcaaaatcatttttgcgttactatcttcttttgttatttaatcgtatttcctctacgtgtcttgtcgagtgaccgacgtctctatgcgacagaaatgtaaacaatggagggagatgcgcgttttgttggtggaaaaactggaactattttgagtttctgtcgacaagtccgattattataagcggctttgggcttcatttttttaaagtcgcttgcagatttaatgagcggcgggttgcgcctttttgggctcgtttttgaacgtgaagttactcatttggggttggaaataagcagagactcaataaatcccagaatttgtccgtcattaaggtagttttactccgtctctccctgttcatcatttccaggatgatccgtcccgctgtgtctttgttaatgtcaagttaatgtattacctctgaattacgtcgagcttcgcgttgcgctccagaaaactgcaaacatcgagaccaatataaacagcgcaataaacgtgaaaacagccacgaataaacgtgtccgtagttggcaatagttataatggcaagttagcaccgttataattattaatattacggtaagtgtcgcagccatcggagctgtggagctgcaggaggagatctgtaagctgcgacatcaaactcaggggcgtaacgcagaatctggaggctggggggaggggggctttaaaatccttcttagagttttccagacaacagtggaccacacaaattactcatgttttttattttttgtacaatctcctcttcagttcaaccttatcagtggagacacattgttgatgttaccattataaaataacttacaattaagtattggcaaagctcaatgtgagtTTCAcaggagcgttgttgttagcagctgctgaaagtaactaaaaagttacttaatcctgcagttagttactttcctgcagttagttactacttgacttggaaagtaacttagttactttccaagtcaagtagtcagcaatataactaagttactttttcaaggagtaatcagtagtccaattaaagttactttttcaaagtaactatgacatcactggttttggccagagcagggctgaaggtggagtttttagaactccacccccctccgcccccctccacggtgggggggcggggggaggcgcagcaggccttaagctccttgaaggggggctcaccctttcatactttgaaaacccctgcagTAGACAAAGTGGGGTTAAGGTCAGAGAGCTTACATCTCGTACATGGGTAAGTAAACCATGCAAGTAACCCCgcacacaaacagcagagacTGGAACAggcaaaacattcaaaactaCTAATAGATAAGATAAAAACAAGACTGTAAAACAAATTCTTagataaaaacctttaaatggCTTGCGCCGTTGGAAAATGAGGCGGATCCAATGGAGACTCTGAGCATCACATGCCCCAGCGCCTCCTTCTGTGTTGACGTCAGACATACCTCACATAAAACTtgtctttcctcttttcttggATAAGAGTTgggttcatccatccatccattttctaaacacccttgtccctaatggggtcgggagggttgctggtgcctatctccagctgcgttccgggcgagaggcggggtacaccctggacaggtcgccagtctgtcgcaggggtTGGGTTCGTAGTAGGAAAAATAATTAGTGATTAAATTCCCGCAAAAACCCATGAATTACGTCATTGCTGTTTAGTGCCACTTAAccagtttgtcttgtttgctgttttttttctcccaaagtGGGCGAAAAAGTGTTCCTCATTATTTTgatttccaaaaagaaaagagttaaACCAATTATTAGTTCgaaaatttcaaacatttatccCAGTCACGttgttttgtgaattttaaaacaatgatttaGATGGTTCAGATTAAACGTGCTCTCAAACGATTGACCAACACCAGTGACATAATAGGAAGAAACTCCACCACACCTGTTCTACAAGCCCCACCCCAAGCTAAGGAAGCTTGAGTATTTCAGTGGCATGTGACTCAAGTCAACTGTCATTTTACTATTTTGGTCCCTCACTGTCTTTCCTTTTTGCTATAATCTTTGATTTTTGTAAACCGTAACATACTTCTTCATTGATACCTTTTAGACCTTAAGCATCATCATGGCCTCAGCTTGGCCTGAAGAGGAGAACTTTGCTTGCTCGGTATGTCTGGAAACTCTGAAAGAGCCCACCACTCTACCATGTGGACATTCCTACTGCTTGAACTGTATCGAAAACCACTGGGACAAGGAAAACGACAAAGGTCAATATAGCTGCCCACAGTGTAGGCAGCTCTTCACTCCTCGACCTTTTGTGGCCAAGAATATGCTGCTTGCACAAGCCATGGAGAAACTaagaacaaacagcataaaGCAGAGCAACTTTGTAGGCATCTATTCAGCTGAACCGGTGATGCCTGTCTACTTGGACGTCATATCGGATATTGGGCCCAGGAAGGGGAGTGTGTACCCTCAGCTGCCTTCGGTGGAACCCAGACTCTGCCCTCAACACAAGCAACCACTGGATTTGTTTTGCCATGAAGAcaaggagtgtgtgtgtgtgatgtgctACCAGGATGGACACACAGGACATCGTCTGGTTGGACcacaagaagaaagaagagagagacaGGTATGTAACTGGCAAATGTCATTTCCACCTTAGTAAAGAGGTTAGTGTGATTTGTGCATATATGGTGAGTAAAATAAAGATCAGAGAAATCACAAACTATCTTTATTTGTCTCTACTTCTGATTTGACTACACTGTAATCCATTTATTCACTTTGTCTACCAAACTTTGATGTGTGTCTAGAAAGAGCTTGTCGAGATGCAGGCCGAAGTACACAGGAGAATCCAGGAGACCGAGAGGAAGATCATGGAGATACCTCATACTGCGCGTCAACAAAAAGTCAGTGAAACTCCTTGTTGATTTTCTTCaaacagatatttacaaagGCATTTATGGCATCtctcatttctctctctttctccctagGCCTTGCTGCAGGCCCTTCAAAAGGAGAGCTCTGATTTATTTCCAGAGCTGGTTAAGAGTCTAAATCTGACAGGGACACAGGTTGATGAGCTCCTTATTGCTCAGGAGAGGGTCTTTGATGGTCAAGTTAAAGCACTGGTGAGGCGTTTAGAGCAAGATTTATCACAGCTTCGTCAAAAGAGCGAAGAGCTGGGCAGGCTGGCTTATATCCAGGATAATATCTCCTTCTTGAAGGTAAAGAGGGATGgttctggaaaatattttcattttcttttcacaaaatattcaaaatgttctaaaatgaGTTGTTATGATTGTTCTATCTGAttcttttcaatgtttttctcccAAGAACTTCCTCCTCATGGAGCCGTTAGAGCAGACTGGTGCAACAGGACAGTCTGGGATTATTCAGGAGGAAGGCGTGGTGGCTTCCATAAGATCAGTCATTAAAGAGCTGCAAGAATCTGTACAAAACCTCTGCAAAGAAAGTCTCTCTAAGATTACCAAAATAGGTCAGATTATTTTCCTCataattgttttctcttttatttcctgATTTGTTGATGACTAAAAGCTTATCTTTGTAGTGAGTCATGAAACCCTGGCTTCATCATCCGACAGTGTGGCAGCAGCAAGCACAGTATCCACTGATTATTCTGGTCAGGCCGCAGAACAGGCTTCAGGTTTGGAAACTTCTCTTCATGTCCAGTGCTACACAGAATATTcttaaatttgaaacaaatgtaGTTTAAATGATGGAAAAAGGACTTGTTTCTtacaaagtattattttttaaatgcatagtTTATGAAGAAATTGATGTTTCTCCACCGCCACAACCTATGCAACCTCAGTGTAAGTTTCGAATGCACATAATATGgatgcttttgtctttttcttttttttttatcatgccAATTCTCAGTATTAAAATTGTCATAGTTTCCTCCACAGTACGTGAATCTTCAAGAATCAGAGGATCTATGAGTCATCAAGGTAAGATTAGAGCAAAGGATAACAGGAACAATGTTGTTGTGCTGATGACTGAGCTTATTGAGGTGAAACTTGTTTCAGTGGAATATTtctatgtaatttttttctcttcccctACCTGTTTTGAATATGGATCTCCAGCAAACCCTCCACCTCTCCCACTTTTTAGGCCTCAAGGTACATCTACTTGCAATGCATTTAATCTAAAGGTCACGTTTCACTTATATTGTTTATTAATGCATCATTATAAATTTGTCGTTGCAGTATCTGGAACATCAATTAAGCTTGTGAATCCAGAGCCAAAAACGAGAGAGGAAATGTTGAAATGTGAGTCTTTTTTAATCTTCaacataaagtaaaactgaaactaagCATTATAGATGTCCTTGGGCTTCAtcacaatgtttttctgttttcctagTCCGCTTTGAACCTACCATAGACCCAAACACAGCCTACCGCCACATGAAGCTGTCAGACGATTGTCGTAAGGTCACAATGCGTGCTGAAAATCTGAATCCACCTGACCACCCGGATCGCTTCTTCTTCTGGAGACAAGTTCTCTGCAAAGAGCCCCTGGCAGGGAGCCCTTACTACTGGGAGGTCAAGTGGACGGGCCAGAAGGCGAGTCCTTACACACAAGCTTTAGATGCAAATTTGCCTTTAATTTATGCCTTGCTGATCATAATACTACCAGTGATTGTCTCAGGCATCAATGTAATGTTCGTGATTGTTTTTTGGAGAGGAATGTTGAGACATCTAGTGGATGGATTGCTTTTAATATCTTCCCCTCAGTCTGTGGTCGTGTTCACGTTTAATTGGAAAATTTTAGATATGTATGTGAAAATCCAATCATGTCCCTAACCACCTCTATTTTGCCTTTTTGGCAGATTGCCCATTTCTAATTTGTCCCTAATTTCATTACTTGCTGTCTGTAGAAGCTCTTGCATGAATGGTGTCCATGgcaaatccaaaatgtttctgcaCCACAGACTTGAGTCAAGTTTGACCAGTTGGACACAGTAGTTGCACACAGTTTTTGTATTATGGAACAAAAAAGGCCTTTAAGGCTAAAACTTAAGATCATAATTAACTGGTTTTTGCTTGACTGtagcttctaaaaaaaaaccttcttctGTTGTGGATTTCCTTACAGCTATATCCAGCTGTAATTTATCTTTACCATCTTCTTAAAGCAACACTTACTGGTCTATGCTGTCTTCATGGTTTTGTCCACGAAGCACTGGTTTGTGAATTTCTCCCAATTTGGTAATAGACTGtaactaaaatatgaaaaatgatgACAAGTTTACTGATATAGATTCAGTTGTATTGAAGAGCAAAGAGAGTAAAGCCTTCACCTTTACCCTTAGTCATTTCATGCACAGAAAATATTATTGCATGGGTATTATTCAATTGTGCTTTTctaaaactcataaaaattaTCTATTCTCTGTGTCTCAAGTGTGGGTGTCAATTTTCAATTGACAAATAAGCAATAACATGCTAATCTGGGGACAACTGGCAGATTAtatttgttgatgttttgattttttttttctattcttcagGTGTTTCTGCGACCCGGTGTGAAGGGCCATATCACATATCAAAACCTACTTACTCCTATGATTGCTTGGTTTTCTATTCTCTCATTTGTTTCTATGTGCTACTATGCAGATCACCATTGGTGTTGCTTTCAAGGACATGGAGCGCAAAGGCTATGACAACAAAAGCCGTTTGGGTCACAACGCTCAGTCCTGGAGCCTTTACTGGTCTGGCACCGGCTACTCCTTCTGGCACAATAACCAGGAGAAACTTCTGGGCCCGCCTAAGGCTACGCGGATCGGCATCTATCTGGACCAGCATGCTGGGATTCTAAACTTTTACAACATCACCAACAACAAGGCTCATCTCATCCATCACTATGAGACGCAGTTCACTGGGCCACTGTACGCAGGGTTCAGGCTGGGGGCCGGAGTAGGGGACTCTCTAACTATTTGTCAACTGGATTGAGTTCTTGATTCTCCTAGATTGGTTGCTGTGTTTTTGATTATTCCAACTGAAGTTCAAGCTCTCAAAATGTCTTGTGACCCTGACATGCATGGAAATAC
Protein-coding regions in this window:
- the nudt8 gene encoding nucleoside diphosphate-linked moiety X motif 8 — its product is MFRGPRTLVCVCNLKSLQLSKEFCIFAFSKHIDSTCLEVRHIHARRHDQIHEKDTMTLCCSSQLTSFSTDSENYQLEGLISETPISKAILKSHYHQPQVSAKTKAPYVFSTFWHCLFNRTSWPTIYKMPALNPRISNQFHGRAQTHYHSVYQIRTVHQAVPRVTDTWKDCLSPENENRCRQILQANWKQYDMDKVRQGAGQAQGKNKGKWASILVSLCYDKGEPAFLFTLRSCTLKGKHKGDVSFAGGKGDPSDRDVVATALREAREELGITIPAERVWGVMKPLRDTSGMMIAPVLANLGPLEELAFKPNPEEVDEIFTLSLSHLSNPQNRGYTNFRTGNKYGYTLPVFCNGKHRVWGLTAVALDHTLKLLIPPYGSITEVFNS
- the ftr86 gene encoding finTRIM family, member 86 isoform X1, with protein sequence MASAWPEEENFACSVCLETLKEPTTLPCGHSYCLNCIENHWDKENDKGQYSCPQCRQLFTPRPFVAKNMLLAQAMEKLRTNSIKQSNFVGIYSAEPVMPVYLDVISDIGPRKGSVYPQLPSVEPRLCPQHKQPLDLFCHEDKECVCVMCYQDGHTGHRLVGPQEERRERQKELVEMQAEVHRRIQETERKIMEIPHTARQQKALLQALQKESSDLFPELVKSLNLTGTQVDELLIAQERVFDGQVKALVRRLEQDLSQLRQKSEELGRLAYIQDNISFLKNFLLMEPLEQTGATGQSGIIQEEGVVASIRSVIKELQESVQNLCKESLSKITKIVSHETLASSSDSVAAASTVSTDYSGQAAEQASVYEEIDVSPPPQPMQPQFSSTVRESSRIRGSMSHQANPPPLPLFRPQVSGTSIKLVNPEPKTREEMLKFRFEPTIDPNTAYRHMKLSDDCRKVTMRAENLNPPDHPDRFFFWRQVLCKEPLAGSPYYWEVKWTGQKITIGVAFKDMERKGYDNKSRLGHNAQSWSLYWSGTGYSFWHNNQEKLLGPPKATRIGIYLDQHAGILNFYNITNNKAHLIHHYETQFTGPLYAGFRLGAGVGDSLTICQLD
- the ftr86 gene encoding finTRIM family, member 86 isoform X2, with amino-acid sequence MASAWPEEENFACSVCLETLKEPTTLPCGHSYCLNCIENHWDKENDKGQYSCPQCRQLFTPRPFVAKNMLLAQAMEKLRTNSIKQSNFVGIYSAEPVMPVYLDVISDIGPRKGSVYPQLPSVEPRLCPQHKQPLDLFCHEDKECVCVMCYQDGHTGHRLVGPQEERRERQKELVEMQAEVHRRIQETERKIMEIPHTARQQKALLQALQKESSDLFPELVKSLNLTGTQVDELLIAQERVFDGQVKALVRRLEQDLSQLRQKSEELGRLAYIQDNISFLKNFLLMEPLEQTGATGQSGIIQEEGVVASIRSVIKELQESVQNLCKESLSKITKIVSHETLASSSDSVAAASTVSTDYSGQAAEQASVYEEIDVSPPPQPMQPQLRESSRIRGSMSHQANPPPLPLFRPQVSGTSIKLVNPEPKTREEMLKFRFEPTIDPNTAYRHMKLSDDCRKVTMRAENLNPPDHPDRFFFWRQVLCKEPLAGSPYYWEVKWTGQKITIGVAFKDMERKGYDNKSRLGHNAQSWSLYWSGTGYSFWHNNQEKLLGPPKATRIGIYLDQHAGILNFYNITNNKAHLIHHYETQFTGPLYAGFRLGAGVGDSLTICQLD